In the genome of Mycobacterium kansasii ATCC 12478, one region contains:
- a CDS encoding alpha-(1->3)-arabinofuranosyltransferase — protein MTPLPRRWLLLVGAVSLTLTFAQSPGRVSPDTKLDLTANPLRFLARATNLWNSELPFGQSQNQAYGYLFPHGTFFLTGHLLGIPGWITQRLWWAVLLTVGFWGLLRVAEALGIGSPASRVVGAAAFALSPRVLTTLGSISSETLPMMLAPWVLLPTILALRGTSGRSVRTLAAQAGVAVALMGAVNAIATLAGCLPAVIWLACHRPNRLWWRYTAWWLVALVLATLWWVVALSQLRGVSPPFLDFIESSGVTTQWSSLVEVLRGTDSWTPFVAPDATAGAPLVTGSVAILGTCLVAAAGLAGLASPAMPARGRLVTMLLVGVVLLAVGYSGGLGSPLAHQVQVFLDAGGSPLRNVHKLGPVIRLPLVLGIAELLGRIPLPGSAPRSEWLRAVAHPERDKRVAVGIVVLTALAVSTSLAWAGRLTPPGTFRAIPRYWQEAADWLSAHNTGTPMPGRVLVVPGAPFATQVWGTSHDEPLQVLGSSPWGVRDSIPLTPPQTIRALDSVQRLFAAGRPSAGLADTLARQGISYLVLRNDLDPETSRSARPILVHRAIAGSPGLAKVAEFGTPVGPGSLAGFVSDSGLRPRYPAVEIYRVIHRVGESLAAGAPYFVDTDSVLRVDGGPEVLLRLDERRRLSGQPGLGPVLMTADARAAGLPAPLVIVTDTPVARETDYGRVDQHSSAIRAPGDARRTYNRVPDYPVPGADLVYGGWTGGRVTVSSSSADSTAMPDVAPATSAAAAIDGDSATAWVSNALQAAVGQWLQVDFDHPVANAVITLTPSATAVGAQIRRILVETATGSTTLRFDEAGKPLTAALPYGETPWVRVTAAAADDGSAGVQFGITDLAITQYDASGFAHPVQLHHTVSVPGPPADSTIARWDLGSELLGRPGCAPAPDSVRCAASMALAPEEPVNFSRTLTVPRPTTVTPTVWVRPRQGPKLADLIAEPDTTRAHGDSDVLDVLGSAYAATDGDPATAWTAPQRVVQYKSPPTLTLSLPRPTEVAGLRLLPSRSALPAHPTMVAVDLGDGPQVRAVNHDGEPQTLSLHPRVTDTVTVSLLDWEDIIDRNALGFDQLKPPGLAEVTALGADLSPIAPADAVRNRSREITVDCEHGPVIAVAGRFVHTSIRTTVGALLDAEPVAALPCEDEPISLPPGQQELLISPGAEFVVDGAQLTAPGAAELPTTTTVPASTGVWGPSRREVRTPASARSRVLVIPESINPGWVARTGSGARLTAVVVNGWQQGWVVPAGDPGTITLTFAPNSVYRSGLAFGLTLLPALALLAFWRRRRKDLGHAAVRPWVPGPLAAVAVLAAGAAIAGAAGVAVVGAALALRYVLRDRERLLGWITVGLSAGGLMLAGAVLSRHPWRSVDGYAGHSASVQLLALISLAVLAASVSMRARDRSPGLDPEQET, from the coding sequence GTGACGCCCCTTCCCCGCCGGTGGTTGCTATTAGTCGGGGCGGTATCGCTGACACTGACATTCGCCCAATCCCCCGGCCGGGTCTCCCCCGACACCAAACTCGATCTCACCGCCAACCCGCTGCGGTTCCTGGCGCGCGCGACGAATCTGTGGAACAGCGAGCTGCCGTTCGGCCAGTCGCAGAACCAGGCATATGGCTACCTGTTTCCGCACGGGACTTTCTTCCTGACCGGCCATCTGCTGGGAATCCCGGGGTGGATCACCCAACGGCTGTGGTGGGCGGTGCTGCTCACAGTCGGCTTCTGGGGGCTGCTGCGGGTCGCCGAGGCGCTGGGCATCGGTAGCCCCGCGTCGCGGGTGGTCGGGGCGGCGGCGTTTGCGCTGTCGCCCCGGGTGCTGACCACGCTGGGGTCGATCTCGTCGGAAACCCTGCCGATGATGCTGGCGCCGTGGGTGCTGCTGCCGACGATTCTGGCCCTGCGGGGTACATCCGGCCGATCGGTACGGACCCTGGCGGCCCAGGCCGGTGTGGCGGTGGCGCTGATGGGAGCGGTGAACGCCATCGCAACGCTGGCCGGTTGTCTGCCAGCGGTGATCTGGTTGGCGTGTCACCGGCCCAACCGGCTGTGGTGGCGCTATACCGCATGGTGGCTGGTGGCGCTGGTGTTGGCGACGCTGTGGTGGGTGGTGGCGCTGAGTCAGCTGCGCGGGGTCAGTCCGCCGTTTCTGGACTTCATCGAATCCTCCGGCGTGACGACGCAGTGGTCGTCGCTGGTGGAGGTGTTGCGCGGCACCGACAGCTGGACGCCGTTCGTGGCGCCCGACGCGACCGCCGGAGCGCCGCTGGTGACCGGGTCGGTCGCGATCCTGGGTACGTGTCTGGTGGCGGCGGCCGGGCTGGCCGGACTGGCCAGCCCGGCGATGCCGGCCCGCGGCCGGCTGGTGACGATGCTGTTGGTCGGGGTGGTGCTGCTGGCCGTGGGCTACAGCGGTGGGCTGGGTTCGCCGCTCGCCCACCAGGTGCAGGTGTTTCTGGACGCGGGCGGCAGTCCGCTGCGCAACGTGCACAAGCTGGGGCCGGTGATCCGGCTGCCGCTGGTGCTGGGCATCGCGGAGTTGCTGGGCCGGATACCGCTACCGGGCAGCGCACCCAGGTCGGAGTGGCTTCGCGCGGTTGCGCACCCCGAGCGCGACAAGCGGGTGGCCGTCGGAATCGTCGTGCTCACCGCCCTGGCGGTCAGCACCTCGCTCGCCTGGGCCGGGCGGCTCACCCCTCCGGGCACCTTCAGGGCGATACCGCGGTACTGGCAGGAGGCCGCCGATTGGCTCAGCGCGCACAACACCGGGACACCGATGCCGGGGCGGGTGCTGGTGGTGCCGGGGGCGCCGTTCGCCACCCAGGTGTGGGGCACCAGCCACGACGAGCCGCTGCAGGTGCTGGGGAGCAGCCCGTGGGGGGTACGCGATTCGATCCCGCTGACCCCGCCGCAGACCATCCGCGCGCTGGACTCGGTGCAACGCTTGTTCGCGGCCGGACGCCCATCGGCCGGCCTGGCCGATACCCTTGCCCGCCAAGGCATTTCATATCTGGTGCTGCGTAACGATCTGGACCCCGAGACGTCGCGCTCGGCACGCCCGATCCTGGTGCACCGCGCCATCGCCGGCTCACCCGGGCTGGCGAAGGTGGCAGAGTTCGGCACGCCGGTGGGTCCCGGCTCGCTGGCCGGGTTCGTCAGCGACAGCGGACTGCGGCCCCGCTATCCCGCTGTAGAGATATACCGAGTGATCCACCGAGTGGGCGAGTCGCTCGCGGCCGGGGCGCCCTACTTCGTCGACACCGACTCTGTGCTCCGCGTCGACGGGGGGCCCGAGGTGCTGCTGCGTCTCGACGAGCGTCGGCGGCTGTCGGGTCAACCGGGACTGGGTCCGGTGCTGATGACGGCCGACGCCCGCGCGGCCGGCCTGCCGGCACCCCTGGTGATCGTCACCGACACCCCGGTGGCCCGCGAAACCGACTACGGCCGGGTGGATCAGCACTCCTCGGCGATTCGGGCGCCCGGGGACGCCCGGCGCACCTACAACCGGGTGCCCGACTATCCGGTACCCGGCGCCGACCTGGTGTACGGGGGGTGGACCGGCGGCCGCGTCACGGTGTCCAGCTCGTCGGCGGATTCCACCGCCATGCCCGACGTGGCCCCGGCCACCTCGGCGGCGGCCGCGATCGACGGCGACTCGGCGACCGCCTGGGTGTCCAACGCACTGCAGGCCGCCGTCGGGCAATGGCTGCAGGTGGACTTCGACCATCCGGTGGCCAATGCCGTCATCACCCTGACGCCGAGTGCGACCGCCGTCGGCGCGCAGATCCGGCGCATCCTGGTCGAGACCGCCACCGGCAGCACCACCCTGCGGTTCGACGAGGCGGGAAAGCCGCTCACCGCGGCGCTACCCTACGGCGAAACACCGTGGGTACGGGTCACCGCGGCCGCCGCCGACGACGGGTCTGCCGGGGTGCAGTTCGGTATCACCGATCTGGCGATCACCCAGTACGACGCGTCCGGGTTCGCCCACCCCGTCCAGTTGCACCACACCGTGTCGGTCCCCGGACCGCCGGCGGATTCGACGATCGCGCGCTGGGACCTGGGGTCCGAACTGCTGGGCAGGCCGGGTTGCGCGCCGGCGCCCGACAGCGTGCGCTGCGCCGCGTCGATGGCCCTGGCGCCCGAGGAGCCCGTCAACTTCAGCCGCACGCTCACCGTGCCGCGCCCGACGACGGTGACCCCGACGGTGTGGGTGCGGCCCAGGCAGGGGCCCAAGCTTGCCGATCTGATCGCCGAGCCGGACACCACCCGCGCTCACGGCGATTCCGATGTGCTCGACGTCCTGGGCTCGGCCTACGCCGCCACCGACGGCGACCCCGCCACCGCGTGGACCGCACCGCAGCGGGTAGTGCAATACAAGTCGCCGCCGACCCTGACCCTCAGCCTGCCGCGGCCCACCGAGGTGGCCGGACTGCGCCTGCTGCCCAGCCGCTCGGCGTTGCCCGCCCATCCGACGATGGTGGCCGTCGACCTGGGCGACGGGCCCCAGGTGCGTGCGGTCAATCACGACGGCGAGCCGCAGACGCTGTCGTTGCACCCGCGCGTCACCGACACGGTCACCGTCAGCCTGCTCGACTGGGAAGACATCATCGACCGCAATGCGTTGGGCTTCGACCAACTCAAGCCTCCCGGGCTGGCCGAGGTGACCGCGCTCGGGGCCGACCTTAGTCCGATCGCGCCCGCGGACGCCGTGCGGAACCGATCCCGCGAGATCACCGTCGACTGTGAGCACGGCCCGGTCATCGCGGTGGCCGGCCGCTTCGTGCACACGTCGATTCGGACCACGGTGGGCGCGCTGCTGGACGCCGAACCGGTTGCCGCGCTGCCGTGCGAAGACGAGCCCATCTCGCTGCCGCCGGGCCAACAGGAGCTGTTGATCAGCCCGGGAGCGGAATTCGTTGTCGACGGCGCCCAGCTGACAGCTCCGGGAGCAGCCGAATTACCCACCACCACAACGGTTCCCGCCTCAACCGGGGTGTGGGGCCCAAGCCGTCGGGAAGTGCGGACGCCGGCCTCGGCAAGATCGCGAGTGCTGGTGATACCGGAAAGCATCAACCCCGGCTGGGTGGCGCGTACCGGTAGCGGAGCCCGGCTGACTGCGGTCGTCGTCAATGGCTGGCAGCAGGGCTGGGTGGTGCCCGCGGGCGATCCCGGCACCATCACCCTCACCTTCGCGCCCAACTCGGTGTATCGATCGGGCCTGGCTTTCGGGCTTACGTTGCTACCGGCGCTGGCCCTGCTCGCGTTCTGGCGGCGGCGAAGGAAAGACCTAGGCCACGCGGCCGTACGCCCATGGGTACCCGGGCCGTTGGCGGCGGTAGCGGTACTGGCGGCCGGCGCGGCGATTGCCGGTGCAGCGGGAGTTGCCGTGGTAGGCGCCGCCCTCGCGCTGCGGTATGTATTGCGCGACCGGGAACGGCTGCTCGGCTGGATCACCGTCGGATTGAGCGCGGGTGGTCTGATGCTGGCCGGGGCAGTATTGTCTCGTCATCCGTGGCGCTCGGTGGACGGCTACGCCGGCCATTCGGCCAGTGTCCAACTGCTGGCGCTGATTTCGCTCGCGGTGTTGGCCGCATCGGTGTCGATGCGGGCCAGGGATAGGAGTCCAGGACTGGACCCCGAACAGGAGACTTGA
- a CDS encoding DUF2613 domain-containing protein yields the protein MNRIVAPAAASVVVGLLLGAAAIFGITLMVQQDTKPPLPGGDPSSSVLNRVEYGNRS from the coding sequence ATGAACCGGATCGTCGCGCCCGCCGCCGCGAGCGTGGTGGTTGGTCTGTTGCTGGGCGCGGCCGCTATCTTCGGTATCACCCTGATGGTGCAGCAAGACACTAAGCCGCCATTACCCGGGGGCGATCCGTCGTCGTCAGTGCTCAACCGGGTCGAGTACGGCAACCGTAGCTAG
- a CDS encoding glycoside hydrolase family 3 N-terminal domain-containing protein: protein MAFPRTLTLLAAVAVLVAACSHGGTRTGSSSTTASSTPSGPPPVAAPAPRVCADPTAVPASLSTRDKLAQLLMVGVRDAADAKAVVSTYRVGGILIGSDTDLSMLNGPLADLAAGAGPLPLAVGVDEEGGRVSRLHSLLGGRGPSARELAQTQTVAQVHDVALERGRQMRTLGITVDFAPVVDVTDAPDDTVIGDRSFGSDPDKVTAYAGAYAQGLRDAGLLPVLKHFPGHGRGSGDSHTGGVTTPPLSELVASDLVPYRTLLTQTPVAVMVGHLQVPGLTGSEPASLSKAAVDLLRTGTGYGGPAFGGPVFSDDLSSMAAISDRYGVAEAVLRTLQAGTDIALWVTTKEVPAVLDRLEQALAAGELQMPAIDESVVRVAAMKNVSPNCGH, encoded by the coding sequence ATGGCTTTTCCGCGCACACTGACGCTGCTTGCGGCCGTCGCGGTGCTGGTGGCCGCCTGCAGCCACGGCGGCACCCGGACCGGATCGTCGTCGACGACGGCGTCGAGCACGCCGTCCGGACCGCCCCCGGTCGCTGCTCCGGCACCACGGGTGTGTGCCGACCCGACGGCCGTGCCGGCGTCGTTGTCCACCCGCGACAAGCTGGCCCAGCTGCTGATGGTGGGGGTGCGTGACGCGGCCGATGCCAAGGCGGTGGTGAGCACCTATCGCGTTGGCGGCATCCTGATCGGCAGCGACACCGACCTGTCCATGTTGAACGGCCCGCTTGCCGACCTCGCCGCCGGCGCCGGCCCGCTGCCGCTGGCCGTCGGCGTCGACGAGGAAGGCGGCCGGGTGTCGCGATTGCACTCACTACTCGGCGGGAGAGGGCCGTCGGCGCGGGAGCTGGCGCAGACCCAAACCGTTGCGCAGGTCCACGACGTGGCGCTGGAGCGGGGCCGGCAGATGAGGACACTGGGTATCACCGTCGACTTCGCGCCGGTGGTCGACGTGACCGACGCGCCCGACGACACGGTGATCGGGGACCGCTCGTTCGGTTCGGATCCGGATAAGGTCACCGCCTACGCCGGCGCATACGCGCAGGGGCTGCGCGATGCCGGACTGCTGCCGGTGCTCAAGCACTTCCCGGGCCACGGGCGCGGCTCGGGCGATTCGCACACCGGCGGGGTGACGACGCCGCCGCTGAGCGAGCTGGTGGCCAGCGACCTGGTGCCCTACCGCACCCTGCTGACCCAGACCCCGGTCGCGGTGATGGTGGGCCATCTGCAGGTTCCCGGGTTGACCGGCAGCGAACCGGCCAGCCTGAGCAAGGCCGCGGTGGACCTGCTGCGCACCGGCACCGGTTATGGCGGTCCCGCATTCGGCGGCCCGGTGTTCAGCGACGACCTGTCGAGCATGGCGGCGATCTCGGACCGGTACGGCGTGGCCGAGGCGGTGTTACGCACCTTGCAGGCCGGCACCGATATCGCGTTATGGGTCACGACGAAAGAGGTGCCCGCCGTCCTGGACCGTTTGGAACAGGCGTTGGCTGCCGGCGAATTGCAGATGCCCGCGATCGACGAATCGGTGGTGCGGGTGGCCGCGATGAAGAACGTCTCCCCGAACTGTGGTCATTAG
- a CDS encoding TetR/AcrR family transcriptional regulator, whose protein sequence is MAGGTKRLPRAVREQQMLDAAVQMFSLNGYHETSMDTIAAAAQISKPMLYLYYGSKEDLFGACLNREMNRFIDALRADIDLTVSPKDLLRNAIVSFLRYIDTNRASWIVMYTQATSSQAFAQTVREGREQIIDLVAGMLHAGTRSPRSDAEIDMMAVALVGAGEAVGTRLSVGDIDVDEAAEMMIDLFWHGLKGAPAERDAGPSLGPNFAAG, encoded by the coding sequence ATGGCAGGTGGTACGAAGCGGCTGCCGCGTGCTGTCCGCGAGCAGCAGATGCTGGACGCCGCCGTGCAGATGTTCTCGCTCAACGGCTATCACGAGACCTCGATGGACACCATCGCCGCCGCGGCGCAAATCTCCAAGCCGATGCTGTACCTGTACTACGGCTCCAAGGAAGATCTGTTCGGCGCCTGCCTGAACCGTGAGATGAACCGGTTCATCGACGCGCTGCGCGCCGATATCGACTTGACCGTGAGCCCAAAAGACCTGCTGCGCAACGCCATCGTGTCGTTCCTGCGCTATATCGACACCAACCGCGCGTCCTGGATCGTGATGTACACCCAGGCCACCAGCTCGCAAGCGTTCGCCCAAACGGTGCGCGAGGGACGTGAGCAGATCATCGACCTGGTCGCCGGGATGCTGCATGCCGGGACTCGCAGCCCGCGCTCGGATGCCGAAATCGACATGATGGCGGTTGCGCTGGTGGGGGCGGGCGAGGCGGTGGGGACCCGGCTCAGCGTCGGCGACATCGACGTCGACGAGGCGGCCGAGATGATGATCGACTTGTTCTGGCACGGCCTCAAGGGCGCGCCGGCGGAGCGCGACGCCGGCCCGAGCCTGGGTCCGAACTTCGCCGCAGGCTAG
- a CDS encoding chloride channel protein yields MPNRPARPNLDFFCAVIIAGLLAGLAGLSTTVVLRFVEHLTYHYTFGSLLDGITGSSPVRRAVGPMVGAALAGLGWWILRRSTKVPPLAGTIARHDPIPPVSWSIDAALQVVLVGSGASLGREGAPRQFAAALTDVGSRWLRRLSPGDREILLACAAGAGLAAVYAVPLAGALFALRIMLNTWRLRAVGAALITSSLAVAIGSAVTHDRPELDWPRAESTYLLSAHGLLLAPFALAVGLTFNRIMAAARPRTLLRSWMLIPALAAAGLLTGICSHWWPQLPGNGKSILTVSLASGMTLSSAAVILVLKPLLTALFLRAGGAGGLLTPSLATGAAAGSLLVLTLNAAAGTHLHGPVISLAGAAGVLAVTQGSPTWAAIFVWELARPPIWMLVVFLVTAVGAEALKRLAVGRGLPHLDHRAG; encoded by the coding sequence GTGCCTAACCGGCCGGCCCGCCCCAACCTCGACTTTTTCTGCGCGGTGATCATCGCCGGCCTCCTGGCCGGGCTGGCTGGTTTGTCGACGACGGTGGTGCTGCGCTTCGTCGAACACCTCACCTACCACTACACTTTCGGCTCGCTGCTCGACGGGATCACCGGCAGCAGTCCGGTCCGGCGCGCGGTGGGGCCGATGGTCGGTGCCGCGCTGGCGGGACTGGGCTGGTGGATCTTGCGCCGCAGCACCAAAGTGCCGCCGCTGGCCGGAACCATCGCTCGGCATGATCCGATACCGCCGGTGTCGTGGAGCATCGACGCCGCGCTTCAGGTCGTGCTGGTGGGCTCGGGAGCCTCGCTCGGCCGCGAAGGCGCGCCACGCCAATTCGCCGCCGCCCTCACCGATGTGGGAAGCCGATGGTTGAGGCGGCTGTCACCCGGCGATCGGGAGATCCTGCTGGCATGCGCAGCCGGGGCCGGGCTGGCGGCGGTCTACGCCGTCCCGCTGGCCGGGGCGCTGTTCGCCCTGCGGATCATGCTCAACACCTGGCGGTTGCGGGCGGTGGGTGCGGCGCTGATCACGTCCAGCCTGGCCGTCGCGATCGGTTCGGCCGTCACGCATGATCGCCCTGAACTCGACTGGCCCCGCGCCGAATCGACGTATCTGCTCAGCGCGCACGGATTGTTGCTGGCGCCGTTTGCGCTTGCGGTGGGTTTGACGTTCAACCGGATCATGGCCGCTGCTCGGCCGCGCACCCTACTGCGGTCCTGGATGCTGATCCCCGCTCTGGCGGCTGCGGGGCTGCTGACCGGCATCTGTTCGCATTGGTGGCCCCAGCTGCCCGGAAATGGCAAGAGCATTCTGACGGTCAGTCTGGCCAGCGGGATGACGCTGTCGTCGGCGGCCGTGATCTTGGTGCTGAAGCCGTTGCTGACCGCCCTGTTCCTGCGTGCCGGCGGAGCCGGCGGGCTGTTGACACCCTCGTTGGCCACCGGCGCTGCGGCGGGGTCGCTGCTGGTGCTGACGCTCAACGCGGCGGCCGGAACGCACCTGCACGGACCGGTGATCTCGCTGGCCGGTGCCGCCGGCGTGCTTGCGGTCACCCAGGGCTCGCCCACCTGGGCGGCGATCTTCGTCTGGGAGCTGGCCCGGCCACCGATTTGGATGCTGGTGGTCTTTCTGGTCACCGCGGTCGGTGCGGAAGCACTGAAGAGGCTCGCTGTCGGCCGCGGGCTCCCACACCTCGACCATCGCGCGGGCTGA